The Aphanothece sacrum FPU1 nucleotide sequence TTAACCCGTTATTATTCTCATGTCCATCAGTCCCTTGCAACAAGCAATCCGCAAAATTAAGTCAGAACAGCGAAAATGGGCGACCATGAGCAAATATACCCCTAAACAGGTCAATCGCTGGTTTAAATGGCTATCTCCTGGCTTATTTGTTAAACGCTGGTTACTAATTAGTGCGACTGGACTAATTTTAACAATATTAGGCTTAGCTATTTGGATTAAATTAACCCCTATTAATCGTTTTTTGGAGTTTACTTCTAAGTTACTCGAAACCTTTACCACCTATATTCCTTATTATATTTCTGGCCCCTTGGCCCTATTTTTAGGGTTATTTTTGTTACTATGGGGTCAAAGTCGGACTGTCGGTTCTATTACTGAAGCCTTTAATCCTGAAGGAGATGAACAATTAGTTGATCGACTCTTGGCCCATCGTCGCTTAAACCGAGGGGCTAAAATTGTGGCTTTAGGGGGAGGAACAGGTTTATCTACTTTGTTACGAGGACTCAAACAATACAGCGCGAATATTACGGCCATTGTCACTGTAGCCGATGATGGGGGGTCATCAGGACGACTAAGACGAGAAATTGGGGTATTGCCTCCTGGAGATATTCGTAACTGTGTGGCCGCCTTAGCGGATGAAGAAAAATTGCTCACAGAATTATTTCAATATCGTTTTCAAGCTGGAGATGGCCTGACGGGTCATAGTTTTGGAAATTTGTTTTTGACGGCTATGACTGATATTACCGGAGATCTCGAACAAGCGATCGCCACGAGTTCTAAAGTTTTGGCTGTTCGAGGTAAAGTATTACCTGCAACCCTCAGTGATATGCGTCTTTGGGCAGAATTAAGCGATGGACGCTTGATTGAGGGAGAATCTAATATTACGTCCGCTAAGGGGCAAATTCTTCATATGGGTTGTACTCCGGCAGACCCCCCAGCAGTTCCAGCAGCTATTCGTGCCATTGAAGAAGCGGAATATATTATTATTGGGCCAGGTAGTCTGTATACGAGTGTTATTCCTAATCTTTTAGTACCTGATATTCGGGAAGCTTTAGGAAAAGTTGACGTTCCTCGCATTTATGTTTGTAATATTATGACTCAACCAGGGGAAACAGAAGGTTATACGGTAGCTGATCATATTGAAGCTATTGATCGCATTTGTGGCAAACGTTTATTTGATGCGGTTTTGGTGCAAAGAAATCCCCCGTCTCCCTATGCCTTAAAAAGCTATGCTGAAGAAAACTGTCATCCCGTGTTTCTGAATCGAGAAGATGTGGCAAATTTGGGCTGTCGTGTCGTTTTAGCTAATGTTATGGATGAAAATCCGACTACGGGACGAGTTCGCCATGATCCTCAGCGATTAGCTAAAGTATTATTACGCTGGTATCACAAGTCTTAAGCCATGTCATCAGTCCTTATTACCTTACCCGATGTATCATCAACTCAATATTTAGGTCAAACCTTGGGGCATTATTTGTCTGAAGGTACAGTTATTTTACTTGAGGGGAACTTAGGGGCGGGAAAAACCACCTTAGTGCAAGGAATAGGACAAGGATTAGGCATTAAAGATGCCATTGTTAGCCCAACATTTACAATTGTTAATGAATACCTAGAAGGGCGTTTACCTCTGTATCATCTTGATTTATATCGTCTCGAACCTTCAGAGATTCAAGGGTTATATTTAGACAGATATTGGGACTCAAACGAAGTTACTCCAGGTATTACGGCCATTGAATGGGGACAACGTCTACCTTATAACCCTTCAGATTATCTTGATCTAAGACTTATTTATGATGAGGGACAAGGCCGTCAAGCCATTGTACAAACTCAGGGAAATTTTGAGCTAGATCAGAAAATTTGGTCAATGCTTCAAGGGACAAGCAAACAATAATAACTTGTCCCTATATTAACATTAATCTACGTTGAGTTGGTTGCCACGCTTGTATTGTAGGTAAGCAGCGACAAATAACCCCGCTAAGGTAATGGGGATTAATCCTAAAACAATGCCTAAAAGTAAGGGTTCAATCACAGTATTTCTCCTTGTACAGACTGATATTACCGTTTCTTATCCTACCAGGAAAAGACGGGAGGGTGAGAGCCGACCTTTTGCCAACGGGTGATCAACTCCCGTACTTATGGTGATAATAAAATATTATTTTTCACATGATGAGATATTTGAAAAAATAATATATCAAGTCTAAGCCTTATAGTTCCTGAACTATGAATAAATTATCTACTCACGAAGCGAGAAAGTTTTCGTTAACTTTTGTTTGACCTCTGATAGCTAAATAGGAAGCTTGTTAAATACAGCTTTAAAATAAATCTACTTTATGAGGATGAAGACGATGAAAGGACAAGCCATCGTGGGATCTCTTTTAATGGGATTCATTTTACCTAGTTATGCTTTAGCTAGTGTTTATCTTCCCATCAGTCTTTCTGATGGAAATAGTAATAATTTCAATAAATTAGAAACAATTGAAATCGCAGTCGGTTACTTAGATTCACAACAGGTTGCTAATCGTTTATCTAACTACGACCAGCAAATTCGTGATATCGCTGGTCAATATTCAGGGGGAAAAGCTAAATGGAGAAGCTCTTATTTTAATGTTATCAATTCTCAACAACTGAGGCTAAACGTTGAGGGAAAAATTCAGCGAAAAGTAGTAAAAGATCCTAGTATTCGTATTGGACTTTATTTACAATTGCAATATCAAGGAAATTCTACTTATGTCAGAGTTGTAAGCCATGACTACGAAGTGTGGGGTGGGACGTGTAATGCCCCTTGCCAAGATGAGATAGCAAGAAGAATAGCCAACTTACCCTCTTATTATCAGATTTTTGAACAGAATCTCAATAATATGATCTAATCACAATTAGGCAAGTTGCCTCATTCAAATTCTATTGTTTGAGGCATAATCTAATTAATTAGTAAATACAGTAATTAACCAATAAGTATGATGCTACCTAAAACGATTCTGATACTAGCAGCTAATCCAAAGGGAACTTCACAACTCCGTTTAGATGAAGAAGTGCGTGAAATTGATTTAGCGTTACAGCTTTCTCAAAGACGTGAAATGTTTACACTCAAACAGAAGTGGGCAGTTCGTCAAAGAGATGTCCATCGAGCCATATTGGATTGTAAACCCCAAATTGTTCATTTTAGTGGACATGGAGAAGAAAAACAAGGATTAGTCTTTGAGGATGAAAATGGACAAGTTAAATTTGTTAATGCTGAAGCATTGGCGAGTCTCTTTCAAGTTTTTGCGCCTTACGTAGATTGCGTTATTCTTAATGCTTGTTACTCAGAAAGTCAGGTCAAAGCTATTAGTCAGCACATCGATTATGTAATAGGAATGAAGCAAAGTATTGGAGATAAATCAGCCATTGATTTTGCTGTTGGTTTCTATGATGCTTTAGGTGCAGGGGAGTCTTATGAGTTTGCTTTCAATTTAGGACGTAGTGCCATTCAAATGGGTCAAAGGCAAGGCATTGCAGAGCAATTTGTTCCAACTTTATATATTAGACATAATGAAAAACATAAGAATGAAAAACATAAGAATGAAAAGCATAAGGTGGTTGTTATTGAAGGAGAACTGGATAGCTTAGACGAAGCGAAAATCAAAGCACTCATTCAATCGTTACAAAAAAGAGGGAAAGATCTAACAATAGAAATTGTAGCTGTGGAAAAAAGCAGTATTAAGATTATCATTAAAGGAACAGAAGAGGGATTACAGCGTATTCAAGAATTATTTAACTCAGGGAAATTAGAAGACCTAGAAAATTTAAAAGTAATAAGAGTGCGAGATTTAGATCAACAAGAACAAAGGAAGGTTGAATCGAAAAAAAAACCAATGACAATAACAGATAAACAATTACAACAACTTATTGATAGGATATCTAATAATCCTGACCCGAAAAGTTCAGCGAGGAGAAAAGCCATTAATCGGCTACTCAAAGAACTTCAACAATTACCAGGACTGTTAAGATCCTCTAATCGATACTATCTTGAAGCCTTAGATAAAACTTGGGAATGGGTTGCTCAAAATATCTGTAATTTTCAACAGAGATCCCATTTATCACTTCAAGAAAGTTTAGCTAAATGGATTAATAGTTATTTATTTTGGCGCATCAAAGATTTGTATAGCAATCGCCAATACAGTCAAGAAATTAGTATAGATATGGCTTTTAACCTCAATGATCAAAATCCAACATCCCTACTTGATCAATTATCAAAAACAGGTTTTGCTTCTCCTACTCTTAGTGGACTTGATGCTTATATTGAAGAACAAAGAAAAAAAAAGATCCAAGACATTTTTGAGAGATTTGAGCGTTATGTTGAAGAAGACCCCGAAATGCTTTTACGAAAGTGTCACCCTCGTAACTTCCCTGAGTGTCACTGTCAGTTACTTACCAAAAAGTTGCTTTTACAAGAACCACCAGAACGTCTTTCTCAAATACATCGAGAGTTTCAAAACTTAGGGGTAAAAATTCCAGATCAAACCCTTAGATCTCACTGGAAGAATAAATGTCTTCCACTGCTACAAAACCGTTTAGAGAGTTTAGGATACTCAAAGGATGAAGAATCATGAACAATAAAGAAAGACAATTTTTAGAAGTTCCCCTCGGCATCGAAGCCCATCACATTGCTGGTAAATTAGCAGCCGAACAAACCACAACTGAAAAAAGTAAACAGGTCTATTTAAACACATTAGCTGTTTATGCCGTTCATCGATATTTAAAATGGTTAGGAATTGAAACAAGTCTAACTAAAAGTGACAGTTGGAATCCAATTCTTAGAAATAAATGGAATGTTGCAGATTTGGAAATTCCTGGTTCTGGTAAATTAGAATGTCGTCCCTTTTTACCTGGGGAAACTACGATATTTTTACCAGCAGAAGTAACAGAAGATCGGATCGGTTATCTAGGGGTTCAATTTAGCGATCGCTTAGATAAAGTGCAGATTCTCGGATTTACAAAAACAGCGAATGGAGGTGTTTTGGAAATTAGACAATTACAGTCAACTGATGAGTTGATCAATGAACTTTCTCCCGTAAATTTAGGAAAATGGTTTGAGGGGATTTTTGATGAAGTTTGGCAACCGATAAAATTTCTATTTAAAGTCAAAAACTTAGAGCCTCTTAGGTTAAAAAATAGACCTAAAGAGGACTTAAATCCAGATAAAAATGATGCCAATAAAGGAGAAAATAAGGTTATTGAACGAGGTCAAACCATTGGCTTTTTAGCTAATTCTCAGCAACTCAATTTAGTGGTGGGTATCAGAAAAGAAGAAAACCAAGAATTAGGGTGTCTTTTTCAAGTGTTTCCCATGAATGTAGGAGAGTATTTACCTGTTGGATTAAAACTAAAAGTAATCCTTGAATCTGAGGAAGCAGAAAAGAAAGTAGAATCAACAGAACAGAAAGAACCTCTGAAAATACGATTAACTGAACTGCCAGGAAAACTAATAACTGTTCAAGTTCATCTAGAGAATGAGTTTATCACAAGGACCTTCATTCTTTAGTTTAATTCCTGTGATGGTTTAGGATTAGCACGAATTAAACAAAGGAGAAAACAATGAAAAAACAAGTGATTATTACCCCCCAATTGGGAGATTTTCAACAAGGGTTTAGTCAAGTCGCAATTGAAGTCTCTTGGTTAGAGAGTAATCAGCGAATACTTTGTGATTTTAATCAAGCTCCCGAAATTGAAAATTATTACAATAATTGGCGACAACAATATAAAGCTTTAGAGAAAATAAATCAAGCTTTATATAATTATCAAAGAGGTATTATAAGTGAAGATGATGAAACAGATAATTTTCCCTCTGAAGCTGAGCGTATTGCTCAACTTACGGCTAGATATCCAGAAGACATGGCTGAGTGTAATCTAGCTTTTGATACTTTACAAGAGAGCCTTAATTATTGGCTTAATCCCATCAAAAATCGATTGAAAAGAGAACTTGACCTAAATTCTGAAGATGAAATAAATGTTGTTATTCAAACACAGCATATTATTTGTGAATCAACTAAAAATATATTGTCAAAACTACCTTGGCATTGCTGGGATTTCTTTAGTCAAAAGAACTTTGCTGATGTTGCTGTATCATTTAGTAATTCAGCAGAAGTTAACCCTATTCCTGTTGAAACAATGCCAGAATCATCAAAACCAAAAAGAGTCAAAATTTTATGTGTTTTAGGAGATAGCACAAATATTGATGTTGAAGCTGATAGACGATTACTACGAAAAATTTCCGGTGCATATTGTGTTTTTCTCCGGCAACCTACAAAATCAGAATTCTTGAACTTCATGGAAAAAGAACCCTGGGATATGCTCTTTTTTTCTGGACATAGTGAAACTGATGAAACGAATAACACAGGGTTACTGAAGCTTAATAACAAGGAAACATTGAATATTCAAGAAATAGAAGAGACTATTGAAACAGCCATTGAGCAATATCAAAGATTAAAATTAGCTATTTTTAATTCCTGTGATGGTTTAGGATTAGCACGTCGATTAGCCCATTTACCTATTGCTCAAATAATCGTTTGGCGAGAACCCGTTCCCGATAGAATAGCACAAGAATTTCTCAAATCTTTTCTTGAGTATTTCACTGGTTTTGAGTCGTCAACTCCGGGTTTATCTTTATATCGTTCCGTACAGAAAGCTCGGCTTGAAGTCCAAAAATATATCAACGAAAATGACAATATACCACAAATTAGTTGGTTGCCAGTTATTCATCAAAATCTAGCAAAAGAAAGCATCACTTGGCAACAGTTACGAGTACTCCCAGACACAGAAAAACCAATATCTTCATCCCCAACTTCTCCTCCTTTCTGGGAGAGAGTAATTAACTGTATAGGATTAGAAAAAATTGGCATCAATAGGAAGAAAAACAGTCCTCATGAAAGCTTACTAAATAGGGTAGAAAAATCCTGGATTGAAAATGTTCTTGATAAATCCTTGCATATCGAAGAAACCATTGAATTAGGTCTTATTGAACGCTTTGACGCAGTAAGCTATCCCGCAAATATACAAGAAGAAAATTCCCCTCAAAGTATTAGTAAAAAAGTAGAAATTTTGTCTCTATTTTTCCTAATACAAAGCGGTTTATATCAACTTGCCTTATTACTTCTACCAGACTATTCACTACCTGAA carries:
- a CDS encoding DUF1822 family protein — translated: MNNKERQFLEVPLGIEAHHIAGKLAAEQTTTEKSKQVYLNTLAVYAVHRYLKWLGIETSLTKSDSWNPILRNKWNVADLEIPGSGKLECRPFLPGETTIFLPAEVTEDRIGYLGVQFSDRLDKVQILGFTKTANGGVLEIRQLQSTDELINELSPVNLGKWFEGIFDEVWQPIKFLFKVKNLEPLRLKNRPKEDLNPDKNDANKGENKVIERGQTIGFLANSQQLNLVVGIRKEENQELGCLFQVFPMNVGEYLPVGLKLKVILESEEAEKKVESTEQKEPLKIRLTELPGKLITVQVHLENEFITRTFIL
- the tsaE gene encoding tRNA (adenosine(37)-N6)-threonylcarbamoyltransferase complex ATPase subunit type 1 TsaE; the protein is MSSVLITLPDVSSTQYLGQTLGHYLSEGTVILLEGNLGAGKTTLVQGIGQGLGIKDAIVSPTFTIVNEYLEGRLPLYHLDLYRLEPSEIQGLYLDRYWDSNEVTPGITAIEWGQRLPYNPSDYLDLRLIYDEGQGRQAIVQTQGNFELDQKIWSMLQGTSKQ
- a CDS encoding gluconeogenesis factor YvcK family protein, whose product is MSISPLQQAIRKIKSEQRKWATMSKYTPKQVNRWFKWLSPGLFVKRWLLISATGLILTILGLAIWIKLTPINRFLEFTSKLLETFTTYIPYYISGPLALFLGLFLLLWGQSRTVGSITEAFNPEGDEQLVDRLLAHRRLNRGAKIVALGGGTGLSTLLRGLKQYSANITAIVTVADDGGSSGRLRREIGVLPPGDIRNCVAALADEEKLLTELFQYRFQAGDGLTGHSFGNLFLTAMTDITGDLEQAIATSSKVLAVRGKVLPATLSDMRLWAELSDGRLIEGESNITSAKGQILHMGCTPADPPAVPAAIRAIEEAEYIIIGPGSLYTSVIPNLLVPDIREALGKVDVPRIYVCNIMTQPGETEGYTVADHIEAIDRICGKRLFDAVLVQRNPPSPYALKSYAEENCHPVFLNREDVANLGCRVVLANVMDENPTTGRVRHDPQRLAKVLLRWYHKS
- a CDS encoding CHAT domain-containing protein, which produces MMLPKTILILAANPKGTSQLRLDEEVREIDLALQLSQRREMFTLKQKWAVRQRDVHRAILDCKPQIVHFSGHGEEKQGLVFEDENGQVKFVNAEALASLFQVFAPYVDCVILNACYSESQVKAISQHIDYVIGMKQSIGDKSAIDFAVGFYDALGAGESYEFAFNLGRSAIQMGQRQGIAEQFVPTLYIRHNEKHKNEKHKNEKHKVVVIEGELDSLDEAKIKALIQSLQKRGKDLTIEIVAVEKSSIKIIIKGTEEGLQRIQELFNSGKLEDLENLKVIRVRDLDQQEQRKVESKKKPMTITDKQLQQLIDRISNNPDPKSSARRKAINRLLKELQQLPGLLRSSNRYYLEALDKTWEWVAQNICNFQQRSHLSLQESLAKWINSYLFWRIKDLYSNRQYSQEISIDMAFNLNDQNPTSLLDQLSKTGFASPTLSGLDAYIEEQRKKKIQDIFERFERYVEEDPEMLLRKCHPRNFPECHCQLLTKKLLLQEPPERLSQIHREFQNLGVKIPDQTLRSHWKNKCLPLLQNRLESLGYSKDEES
- the petG gene encoding cytochrome b6-f complex subunit V — translated: MIEPLLLGIVLGLIPITLAGLFVAAYLQYKRGNQLNVD